The stretch of DNA TGATGATGCCAAATACGAAGGGTGTCTCAATTATATCCATCTCATATACGTTGTCTTTGATATGCCTTGCATATTTGACTCTGCTATAAAGCTTAACACTTGTTACAATAAAATAGATAAGTAAAACTACAATACCAAATATCCATACAGCTTTGCCAACAGCCATCCAGATTTGTAGCGGATTTGCACTTTCACCGATAGTTGGAGCCGGTAGCAAGTTGTTTACAGTTTGGTCAATCGCATTAAGGCCACTTTGTATTTGAGGCCTTTGCTGATATACGATATGTTGAGGTATAGTATTTTTATTGATAGGGATCAAACTGAAAATGCTCTCGAATGAAATTGGGCATATAAGCCTAAACAACACTACAGACCAGAGGGCGTAAGAAAAAACTTTAGGAACTTTTTTTAAAAACAACCGGGCTATGATAACAATAATAATAGCATAGCTAGCTGTCACACTCATATTCAGCATCTGTAAAAACAATTTATCCAAACCTATCCCTCCTTGTGTTCATCGATCAACTTTTGAAGCTCGTGGATTTCCTTATCGTTCAGCTTTCTATTCCTTGTAAACGCCGCCAAAAATCTTGGCAGTGAACCGTCAAAAGTTTTTGCCACAAATTGTTTGCTCTGTTCAGCATAGAATTCATCTTTGGTTACGAGGGCAGACACAGTACCGCTCCTGTTTTTAAAAATTTCTTTTTGTTCAAGGCGTTTGAGCATAGTATAGGTAGTGGATTTTTTCCAGTTCAACTCCATCTCACATAGCTTAACTAAATCAGGTGAAAGTATAGGCTGATTCTCCCAAATAATATCTGCAAACTTTGATTCCGCTTTGGTCAGCCGGTATTCACGCATTGAAATACAGCTCCTTTCAGTCTACAACATTTAAACTTTTATATTTATAGTCTACACACTGTAGATTGATTTGTCAATACACTACTAAAAAAATTTTAGCACATATCATGACATAGCCATTCATCTGGATAACTCCTTATCTAGCCAGTTAAGCATTATGTTGCTCAAAATCTAAAAAGGAGAACCAATATCAATCTGGTTCTCCTAATAATGCTATCGTTTTAACATTTTAGACACTTTTTACTTATATGTCGATACATTGTATTGACTTCAGGATTTTTATCCCCAAACATCTCAAGGATTTCATCAATTATAGTCTTCCTATCTATGCCTACTTTTTCTCTATTTTTGATATGTTGATAAGCTCCAAACAATGTGGAAGGCCCAATCTCTGATGAAAAGTGGCCTATACCTTGATTCCATGCAAATAAAGCAAATAGATCATCTAAAGCGGAATATAATGGTTTAGGCCCTTTTTCTTTTAGTATTTACA from Clostridia bacterium encodes:
- a CDS encoding BlaI/MecI/CopY family transcriptional regulator; the encoded protein is MREYRLTKAESKFADIIWENQPILSPDLVKLCEMELNWKKSTTYTMLKRLEQKEIFKNRSGTVSALVTKDEFYAEQSKQFVAKTFDGSLPRFLAAFTRNRKLNDKEIHELQKLIDEHKEG